Below is a genomic region from Bacillus mycoides.
ATGTAAGCTTTTCCTATTTATATGGAGCCTAGCGGGATCGAACCGCTGACCTCCTGCGTGCAAGGCAGGCGCTCTCCCAGCTGAGCTAAGGCCCCTTAGTAATTAAGCGGAAGACGGGATTCGAACCCGCGACCCCAACCTTGGCAAGGTTGTATTCTACCACTGAACTACTTCCGCGAAAATGGTGAGCCATGAAGGATTCGAACCTTCGACCCTCTGATTAAAAGTCAGATGCTCTACCAACTGAGCTAATGGCTCGTAAATGGCTGGGCTAGCTGGATTCGAACCAGCGCATGACGGAGTCAAAGTCCGTTGCCTTACCGCTTGGCTATAGCCCATTAATATTTACTAGTATGGTTATCTTTTCAAAAAAATAAACCCTCTCAGGTTATTTTAAAGAAAATGGTGGAGGGGGGCAGATTCGAACTGCCGAACCCAAAGGAGCGGATTTACAGTCCGCCGCGTTTAGCCACTTCGCTACCCCTCCGACATTTAAAAATATATGGTGGAGGATGACGGGATCGAACCGCCGACCCCCTGCTTGTAAGGCAGGTGCTCTCCCAGCTGAGCTAATCCTCCAAAAGTGGTGACCCGTACGGGATTCGAACCCGTGTTACCGCCGTGAAAGGGCGGTGTCTTAACCACTTGACCAACGGGCCAAAAAAAACAAAAATTTTCCCAAGCTTCCAACCGGGCTTGAACCGGTGACCTCTTCCTTACCATGGAAGTACTCTACCAGCTGAGCTATGGAAGCATAATGGCTCCGCAGGTAGGAATCGAACCTACGACCGATCGGTTAACAGCCGATAGCTCTACCGCTGAGCTACTGCGGAATAATATAAGCCTGGCAACGTCCTACTCTCACAGGGACAAGGTCCCAACTACCATCGGCGCTAGAGAGCTTAACTTCCGTGTTCGGTATGGGAACGGGTGTGACCTCTCTGCCATCATTACCAGACTTTTAACATTATACACATTCTTTTGAGAATGTCAAAAGGAATTTTAAATATATATTCCTTCAAAACTAGATAACATTAGCTTCATATTATATGGTTAAGTCCTCGATCTATTAGTATTCGTCAGCTCCACATGTCACCATGCTTCCACCTCGAACCTATCAACCTGATCATCTTTCAGGGATCTTACTAGCTTACGCTATGGGAAATCTCATCTTGAGGGGGGCTTCATGCTTAGATGCTTTCAGCACTTATCCCTTCCGCACATAGCTACCCAGCTATGCCCTTGGCAGAACAACTGGTACACCAGCGGTGCGTCCATCCCGGTCCTCTCGTACTAAGGACAGCTCCTCTCAAATTTCCTGCGCCCACGACGGATAGGGACCGAACTGTCTCACGACGTTCTGAACCCAGCTCGCGTACCGCTTTAATGGGCGAACAGCCCAACCCTTGGGACCGACTACAGCCCCAGGATGCGATGAGCCGACATCGAGGTGCCAAACCTCCCCGTCGATGTGGACTCTTGGGGGAGATAAGCCTGTTATCCCCGGGGTAGCTTTTATCCGTTGAGCGATGGCCCTTCCATGCGGAACCACCGGATCACTAAGCCCGACTTTCGTCCCTGCTCGACTTGTAGGTCTCGCAGTCAAGCTCCCTTATGCCTTTGCACTCTACGAATGATTTCCAACCATTCTGAGGGAACCTTTGGGCGCCTCCGTTACACTTTAGGAGGCGACCGCCCCAGTCAAACTGCCCACCTGACACTGTCTCCCGGGTCGATAAGACCCGTAGGTTAGAATTTCAATACAGTCAGGGCGGTATCCCACCAGCGCCTCCACCGAAGCTAGCGCTCCGGTTTCAATGGCTCCCGCCTATCCTGTACAAACTGTACCAAAATTCAATATCAGGCTACAGTAAAGCTCCACGGGGTCCTTCCGTCCTGTCGCGGGTAACCTGCATCTTCACAGGTACTATAATTTCACCGAGTCTCTGGTTGAGACAGTGCCCAAATCGTTACACCTTTCGTGCGGGTCGGAACTTACCCGACAAGGAATTTCGCTACCTTAGGACCGTTATAGTTACGGCCGCCGTTTACTGGGGCTTCAGTTCAGAGCTTCGCTTACGCTAACCCCTCTCCTTAACCTTCCAGCACCGGGCAGGTGTCAGCCCCTATACTTCGCCTTACGGCTTCGCAGAGACCTGTGTTTTTGCTAAACAGTCGCTTGGGCCTATTCACTGCGGCTTTCCGTTAAGAAAGCACCCCTTCTCCCGAAGTTACGGGGTCATTTTGCCGAGTTCCTTAACCAGAGTTCTCTCGCACACCTTAGGATTCTCTCCTCGCCTACCTGTGTCGGTTTGCGGTACAGGCACCTTTTATCTCGCTAGAAGCTTTTCTTGGCAGCGGGGAATCAAAGACTTCGCTCCATAAGGAGCTTCCCCATCACAGCTCAGCCTTCACGATAAGCGGATTTGCCTACTTATCAGCCTAACTGCTTGGACGTGCACAACCAATCGCACGCTTCTTCTATCCTTCTGCGTCCCTCCATTGCTCAAACGATAAAGAGGTGGTACAGGAATATCAACCTGTTGTCCATCGCCTACGCCTGTCGGCCTCGGCTTAGGTCCTGACTAACCCTGAGCGGACGAGCCTTCCTCAGGAAACCTTAGGCATTCGGTGGACGGGATTCTCACCCGTCTTTCGCTACTCATACCGGCATTCTCACTTCTAAGCGCTCCACCAGTCCTTCCGGTCTGACTTCACTGCACTTAGAACGCTCCCCTACCACTGATACCATTGGTATCAATTCGCAGCTTCGGTGGTGTATTTAGCCCCGGTACATTTTCGGCGCAGAGTCACTCGACTAGTGAGCTATTACGCACTCTTTAAATGGTGGCTGCTTCTGAGCCAACATCCTAGTTGTCTAAGCAACTCCACATCCTTTTCCACTTAATACACACTTTGGGACCTTAGCTGGCGATCTGGGCTGTTTCCCTCTTGACTACGGATCTTATCACTCGCAGTCTGACTCCTAAGGATAAGTCATTGGCATTCGGAGTTTGACTGAATTCGGTAATCCGATGAGGACCCCTAGTTCAATCAGTGCTCTACCTCCAAGACTCTTACACTTAAGGCTAGCCCTAAAGCTATTTCGGGGAGAACCAGCTATCTCCAGGTTCGATTGGAATTTCTCCGCTACCCACACCTCATCCCCGCACTTTTCAACGTGCGTGGGTTCGGGCCTCCATTCAGTGTTACCTGAACTTCACCCTGGACATGGGTAGATCACCTGGTTTCGGGTCTACGACCACGTACTAAACGCCCTATTCAGACTCGCTTTCGCTGCGGCTCCGCCTCTTCAGCTTAACCTTGCACGGGATCGTAACTCGCCGGTTCATTCTACAAAAGGCACGCCATCACCCATTAACGGGCTCTGACTATTTGTAGGCACACGGTTTCAGGATCTCTTTCACTCCCCTTCCGGGGTGCTTTTCACCTTTCCCTCACGGTACTGGTTCACTATCGATCACTAGGGAGTATTTAGCCTTGGGAGATGGTCCTCCCAGATTCCGACGGAATTTCACGTGTTCCGCCGTACTCAGGATACATTCAAGAGAGAACGAAGTTTCGACTACGGGGTTATTACCCTCTGTGACGGACCTTTCCAGGTCGCTTCGTCTACCTCGTTCCTTTGTAACTCCGTATAGAATGTCCTACAACCCCAAGAGGCAAGCCTCTTGGTTTGGGCTAGATTCCGTTTCGCTCGCCGCTACTCAGGAAATCGCATTTGCTTTCTCTTCCTCCAGGTACTTAGATGTTTCAGTTCCCTGGGTCTGTCTTCCATACCCTATGTATTCAGGTAAGGATACCATACCATTACGTATAGTGGGTTTCCCCATTCGGAAATCTTCGGATCAAAGCTTACTTACAGCTCCCCGAAGCATATCGGCGTTAGTCCCGTCCTTCATCGACTCCTAGTGTCAAGGCATCCACCGTGCGCCCTTTCTAACTTAACCAAACTAAAATTAAAAAAATATGAGCTACACTGTTATCTAGTTTTCAAAGAACATACATTTAAACTTGAGAGATAGTTCTCTCAAAACTGAACGAAACAAAACAAGTCAACGTTTATTGATGAACTGCGTTCATCAATTCTCCATAGAAAGGAGGTGATCCAGCCGCACCTTCCGATACGGCTACCTTGTTACGACTTCACCCCAATCATCTGTCCCACCTTAGGCGGCTGGCTCCATAAAGGTTACCCCACCGACTTCGGGTGTTACAAACTCTCGTGGTGTGACGGGCGGTGTGTACAAGGCCCGGGAACGTATTCACCGCGGCATGCTGATCCGCGATTACTAGCGATTCCAGCTTCATGTAGGCGAGTTGCAGCCTACAATCCGAACTGAGAACGGTTTTATGAGATTAGCTCCACCTCGCGGTCTTGCAGCTCTTTGTACCGTCCATTGTAGCACGTGTGTAGCCCAGGTCATAAGGGGCATGATGATTTGACGTCATCCCCACCTTCCTCCGGTTTGTCACCGGCAGTCACCTTAGAGTGCCCAACTTAATGATGGCAACTAAGATCAAGGGTTGCGCTCGTTGCGGGACTTAACCCAACATCTCACGACACGAGCTGACGACAACCATGCACCACCTGTCACTCTGCTCCCGAAGGAGAAGCTCTATCTCTAGAGTTTTCAGAGGATGTCAAGACCTGGTAAGGTTCTTCGCGTTGCTTCGAATTAAACCACATGCTCCACCGCTTGTGCGGGCCCCCGTCAATTCCTTTGAGTTTCAGCCTTGCGGCCGTACTCCCCAGGCGGAGTGCTTAATGCGTTAACTTCAGCACTAAAGGGCGGAAACCCTCTAACACTTAGCACTCATCGTTTACGGCGTGGACTACCAGGGTATCTAATCCTGTTTGCTCCCCACGCTTTCGCGCCTCAGTGTCAGTTACAGACCAGAAAGTCGCCTTCGCCACTGGTGTTCCTCCATATCTCTACGCATTTCACCGCTACACATGGAATTCCACTTTCCTCTTCTGCACTCAAGTCTCCCAGTTTCCAATGACCCTCCACGGTTGAGCCGTGGGCTTTCACATCAGACTTAAGAAACCACCTGCGCGCGCTTTACGCCCAATAATTCCGGATAACGCTTGCCACCTACGTATTACCGCGGCTGCTGGCACGTAGTTAGCCGTGGCTTTCTGGTTAGGTACCGTCAAGGTGCCAGCTTATTCAACTAGCACTTGTTCTTCCCTAACAACAGAGTTTTACGACCCGAAAGCCTTCATCACTCACGCGGCGTTGCTCCGTCAGACTTTCGTCCATTGCGGAAGATTCCCTACTGCTGCCTCCCGTAGGAGTCTGGGCCGTGTCTCAGTCCCAGTGTGGCCGATCACCCTCTCAGGTCGGCTACGCATCGTCGCCTTGGTGAGCCGTTACCTCACCAACTAGCTAATGCGACGCGGGTCCATCCATAAGTGACAGCCGAAGCCGCCTTTCAATTTAGAACTATGCAGTTCAAAATATTATCCGGTATTAGCCCCGGTTTCCCGGAGTTATCCCAGTCTTATGGGTAGGTTACCCACGTGTTACTCACCCGTCCGCCGCTAACTTCATAAGAGCAAGCTCTTAATCCATTCGCTCGACTTGCATGTATTAGGCACGCCGCCAGCGTTCATCCTGAGCCAGGATCAAACTCTCCAATAAAGTTAGTTTGTCTAGCATCTAAAAATAAAAATTGACGTTCACGTTGTTTGTTTCGTTCAGTTTTCAAAGAACTACTTAGTCGCTCATTTGCGACTTCCTTATGTTAACATCTTCATTTTTCGATGTCAACTAAGTTTTTTAATTTCTTTTTTGTCGTTTTCTGCGTTTCTGCATCAGCGACGTTTATTAATTTATCATATCCTTACTCTTAGCGTCAACACTTTTTAATAAAAAATTCTTTTTCTTACATAACGAATACATTCTTCCCTATTAGCAACTCTCCGAAATAAACAAAAAATGATTTTATACCTTTCTTCCATCGCCTTTTTTACAACGCTATGTATACGCTCATCTTCAAAATCAAATAAAAGTTCCTCTAACTCTCTCTTCAGTATGTATTCAATTTCTTTTTTCTCTTCCTTCGTCAACATAATCCCAAGCAAATTATCACCCCAATAACTCCTTACGTGTACCGATAAACGCCCACTCATTTTCAATTATCAATACTGTATCATCAAAAAACAAAATTCTATCACTCATTATATCCACCACTTACGATATTAATCCCTTGTTCTCTTTTTTTAATTTAAAGCATATATGTAACTGAAAAGGATTGGACAAAGGGGCGTAATATTATGTTTTTCTTTTTTATTACGAGTAAAAGAACATTTAAACACATTAGCTTAATAATCGTACTTTCCTTATTTACAGCATGGCTACTCTTTTTAAAAACATATTCACATGAATCTGCTTTTTCAACTGCTACTGGCCCTAAAGTGATTTACAAAGGGGACACTGCAAAAAAACAAGTTGCATTCACGTTTGACATTAGTTGGGGGGACAAAAAAGCTATTCCAATCCTTAATACACTCAAAGAAAGAGAAATTAAGAATGCAACCTTCTTTCTCTCTGCTGCATGGGCTGAAAGACACCCTGATATTGTCGAACGCATCATGAAAGATGGACATGAGATTGGTAGTATGGGCTATAATTACACATCCTACACTTCACTAGAAGCAAATGAAATACGACGAGATCTTTTGCGGGCACAAGATGTTTTTACGAAACTTGGCGTAAAACAAGTCAAGCTATTACGTCCACCTAGTGGCGATTTTAACAAAACAACTCTTAAAATAGCGGAATCACTCGGATACACCATCGTTCATTGGAGTAACAATTCAAATGACTGGAAAAATCCCGGCGTAAATAAAATCATTTCCACAGTCTCTAGCAATTTAAAGGGTGGAGATATCGTCTTATTACATGCTTCTGATTCTGCCCTTCAAACAAATAAGGCTTTACCATTACTCTTACAAAAATTAAAGAGCGACGGATATGAACAAACATCTGTATCACAACTTATTTCCAACACAAGTACAAAAAGTGAAGATATTAAGTAGTTCCTTTCTACACGGTTCTTCACACATAAAAAGCTCTGCTATCTTTTGTTAAGATAGCAGAGCTTTTTTATCCTAGCATTTACAGACGATAAGAATCTGGATAATTAAAAATCCACTCTCCTCATTAAGCTGACTTACTCTTTTGTCCAATTAAACGATGCAATACAAGTAACTGATATGAATTACATAATAAAAGTGGTATCACCATTAAATATAACCAATCAGTATCATTAATCCGGAGCGCTGGTACCCATTCAAGAATTGTTACAACAACCATAAAGAACAGAGCGGGAACGAATGCTTTTTTATTCGTTTCTTTACTCTTTATATAAGCGACAATTGCCCCAAACACAAATAACATCCCAGCAACAAGTATGTTATTCCCTAATGAAACTTCCCCATTCGCAACAAGTACTGACCTTAAATAAACGAAATCAAACAATACGAACGCAATAAAGAACAGTTGCACTGTATTCCATAAAGAAGATGACCGAAACATCCCTAATCCAAAACGATGGATCGTTAAATACGCAAAGAACCCCATTTGACTTATAACACTAAAAATAAATCCTACGCCCATCAACCAAAAGGAAATTGCTAAAATCTCTTTTCCGTCGAAATTTTGAAAAAATTTAGCGTACTTGTCCCACTCTAAAACAAAACCAATAAAGACTGTGCTAATCCCACCAAGAAACAACGTCGTAAAAAATAGTCGTACCCACTTGCGGCTATTCACAACACATCCCCCATTATTCTTATATTTCTAATTAAATTGTAACAATGACAATTTCAAAAAGCTAGCCATGTTAATGTATAAATTCCTTAAAGAGATTTATATTAAAAAAAGAGAACTTTGCTGAAAGGAGCTCCAACTTATGAAACGGATGCTGCTCGTTTTGATTTCTTCTTTTCTATTTATAGCACTAGCGGCATGTGCACAAGAAAAAGAAGCAAAATCCGAACTTGATTATGATCAAACAAAAAAAATGATTGTTGATATTTTAAAAACCGATCAAGGAAAAAAAGCGATCCAAGATGTATTAACTGATGAAAAAATGAAACAAGCACTCATACTAGATGAAACAGTAGTAAAGAAAACGATTGAAGATGCACTGGTATCTGAAAAAGGGCAACAATTCTGGGAAAAGCTCTTTAAAGACCCTGAGTTCTCATCGAAATTTGCTAAAAGTATGGGAAAAGAACAAACAAACTTAATGAAAACTTTACTAAAAGATCCTGAATACCAATCAGGTGTTATAGAGATTATGAAAAATCCTGAAGTAGAGAAAATTATGTTACAAACAATGAAGAGTAAAGAATATCGTCAATATTTACAGCAAGTACTAACTGAAACTGCCGAAAGTCCTCTCTTCCAAGCTAAGATGATTGACATCATTAGTAAAGGTGTACAAAAAGCCGAAAAAGGTGGGTCTGATAAGAAAGGCGCAGGTGGTGAAGGCGGTTCTCAAGATGGGAACAAAGAACAATAATAAAAATTATAGAACTGAGTGGACAATGTATATATTGTCCACTCATTACTACTTTATTTTTGTGTAACAGCTGTTTTATCAATAACTGTCTCAGCTATCGTACGATAAATGAGACCCGTTGTATGTGTATCTTCATATACTGACGGCGCAAAGTCCTCTTTATTCCAATCAGGTTGTTGAAGTGGAATTCGGCCAAGTATATCCGTTTGGAGTTCCGTAGCCAATTTATCTCCTCCACCTCTTCCAAACACATACTCTTTTTCACCAGTTGCTTTACTTTCAAAATACGCCATATTTTCAACAACACCAAGAATACTATGTTCTGTACGTAAAGCCATGGCTCCAGCGCGCGCTGCTACAAATGCCGCTGTTGGATG
It encodes:
- the pdaB gene encoding polysaccharide deacetylase family sporulation protein PdaB; this encodes MFFFFITSKRTFKHISLIIVLSLFTAWLLFLKTYSHESAFSTATGPKVIYKGDTAKKQVAFTFDISWGDKKAIPILNTLKEREIKNATFFLSAAWAERHPDIVERIMKDGHEIGSMGYNYTSYTSLEANEIRRDLLRAQDVFTKLGVKQVKLLRPPSGDFNKTTLKIAESLGYTIVHWSNNSNDWKNPGVNKIISTVSSNLKGGDIVLLHASDSALQTNKALPLLLQKLKSDGYEQTSVSQLISNTSTKSEDIK
- the kbaA gene encoding KinB signaling pathway activation protein KbaA, encoding MNSRKWVRLFFTTLFLGGISTVFIGFVLEWDKYAKFFQNFDGKEILAISFWLMGVGFIFSVISQMGFFAYLTIHRFGLGMFRSSSLWNTVQLFFIAFVLFDFVYLRSVLVANGEVSLGNNILVAGMLFVFGAIVAYIKSKETNKKAFVPALFFMVVVTILEWVPALRINDTDWLYLMVIPLLLCNSYQLLVLHRLIGQKSKSA
- the gerD gene encoding spore germination lipoprotein GerD, producing the protein MKRMLLVLISSFLFIALAACAQEKEAKSELDYDQTKKMIVDILKTDQGKKAIQDVLTDEKMKQALILDETVVKKTIEDALVSEKGQQFWEKLFKDPEFSSKFAKSMGKEQTNLMKTLLKDPEYQSGVIEIMKNPEVEKIMLQTMKSKEYRQYLQQVLTETAESPLFQAKMIDIISKGVQKAEKGGSDKKGAGGEGGSQDGNKEQ